A single Pristis pectinata isolate sPriPec2 chromosome 22, sPriPec2.1.pri, whole genome shotgun sequence DNA region contains:
- the LOC127581637 gene encoding serine/arginine-rich splicing factor 4-like isoform X1 — protein MPRVYIGRLSYQARERDVERFFKGYGKILEVDIKNGYGFVEFDDPRDADDAVYELNGKELCGERVIVEHARGPRRDGGYSSQRSGYGYRRSGRDRYGPPTRTEYRLIVENLSSRCSWQDLKDYMRQAGEVTYADAHKGRKNEGVIEFKSYSDMKRALEKLDGTEVNGRKIRLVEDRPSSRRRRSYSRSRSRSRSRSPSRNRSHSHKSRSHSGSTKSSRSRSRSGTHSRSKSGSRSKSRSVSKNKTKSRSRSKEKKIRASSRSGSEEKSKSRSRSVEKIKDDNAEEKAENRNENGEKERSVSKEKSRSRSKSKDGEKTDSRSRSKEKGKSKSKSRSRSKEKSKSRSRSKSKEKRKGRKRSRSESRSRSRSRSKNEKSKRRSKRECKTKSTSKSRKRKGDKEQSRSRSRSESKEKEEETRKSIVEKETKGEGAEMDGESDINEQSKARLASRSRSRSRSKAKSKSRSRSKSISKTRSRSKSCSPSRSVSRSVSHSRSRSRSKS, from the exons aTATGGCTTTGTTGAATTTGATGATCCTCGTGATGCAGATGATGCTGTTTATGAACTGAATGGTAAAGAACTTTGTGGGGAAAGAGTAATCGTTGAACATGCTAGAGGTCCTCGAAGGGATGGTGGCTACAGCTCTCAACGCA GTGGTTATGGGTATAGAAGATCTGGAAGAGACAGATATGGACCTCCAACTCGTACAGAATATAGACTTATTGTGGAAAATTTATCTAGTCGTTGCAGCTGGCAAGACTTGAAG GATTATATGCGTCAAGCAGGTGAAGTAACATATGCAGATGCAcataaaggaagaaagaatgaagGTGTAATTGAATTTAAGTCTTACTCTGATATGAAAAGAGCTCTTGAAAAACTGGATGGTACAGAAGTTAATGGCAGGAAAATCAGATTGGTTGAAGATAGGCCTTCATCGCGGCGACGACGCTCATACTCCAGGAGCCGAAGCCGCTCGAG GTCTCGTTCTCCAAGCAGAAATCGCTCACACTCTCACAAGAGTCGAAGCCACAGTGGAAGCACTAAAAGCAGCCGGTCCCGATCACG CTCTGGTACACACTCTCGGAGCAAAAGTGGAAGCAGAAGCAAAAGTCGAAGTGTGAGCAAGAACAAAACCAAGAGCAGGAGCAGAAGTAAAGAGAAGAAAATTAGAGCAAGTAGTAGGAGTGGAAGTGAGGAGAAAAgtaagagcaggagcaggagtgttGAAAAGATTAAAGACGACAATGCAGAAGAGAAAGCTGAGAACAGAAATGAAaatggggagaaagagaggagtGTTAGTAAAGAGAAGAGTAGAAGTCGGAGTAAGAGTAAAGATGGAGAAAAAACTGATAGCAGAAGTAGAAGCAAAGAGAAGGGTAAAAGTAAGAgtaaaagtaggagcaggagtaaagaGAAGAGTAAGAGTAGAAGTCGGAGCAAGAGCAAGGAGAAAAGAAAGGGCAGGAAGAGGAGTAGAAGTGAGAGCAGAAGCCGGAGCAGGAGTCGAAGCAAAAATGAGAAGAGCAAAAGGCGTAGCAAACGTGAATGCAAGACTAAAAGTACCAGTAAGAGCAGAAAAAGAAAAGGTGACAAAGAACAATCTAGATCTAGGTCAAGATCAGAATCAaaggaaaaggaggaagagaCTAGAAAATCAATTGTTGAAAAAGAAACTAAGGGTGAAGGTGCAGAAATGGATGGGGAATCGGACATTAACGAACAGTCAAAGGCAAGGCTTGCATCTCGTTCTAGGTCAAGGTCCAGATCAAAGGCCAAATCTAAATCACGTTCCAGGTCTAAATCGATCTCCAAAACCAGGTCACGTTCAAAGTCATGTTCGCCATCCCGCTCTGTGTCAAGATCAGTGTCTCATTCTAGGTCCAGGTCACGCTCAAAATCCTAA
- the LOC127581637 gene encoding serine/arginine-rich splicing factor 4-like isoform X2, with protein MPRVYIGRLSYQARERDVERFFKGYGKILEVDIKNGYGFVEFDDPRDADDAVYELNGKELCGERVIVEHARGPRRDGGYSSQRSGYGYRRSGRDRYGPPTRTEYRLIVENLSSRCSWQDLKDYMRQAGEVTYADAHKGRKNEGVIEFKSYSDMKRALEKLDGTEVNGRKIRLVEDRPSSRRRRSYSRSRSRSRNRSHSHKSRSHSGSTKSSRSRSRSGTHSRSKSGSRSKSRSVSKNKTKSRSRSKEKKIRASSRSGSEEKSKSRSRSVEKIKDDNAEEKAENRNENGEKERSVSKEKSRSRSKSKDGEKTDSRSRSKEKGKSKSKSRSRSKEKSKSRSRSKSKEKRKGRKRSRSESRSRSRSRSKNEKSKRRSKRECKTKSTSKSRKRKGDKEQSRSRSRSESKEKEEETRKSIVEKETKGEGAEMDGESDINEQSKARLASRSRSRSRSKAKSKSRSRSKSISKTRSRSKSCSPSRSVSRSVSHSRSRSRSKS; from the exons aTATGGCTTTGTTGAATTTGATGATCCTCGTGATGCAGATGATGCTGTTTATGAACTGAATGGTAAAGAACTTTGTGGGGAAAGAGTAATCGTTGAACATGCTAGAGGTCCTCGAAGGGATGGTGGCTACAGCTCTCAACGCA GTGGTTATGGGTATAGAAGATCTGGAAGAGACAGATATGGACCTCCAACTCGTACAGAATATAGACTTATTGTGGAAAATTTATCTAGTCGTTGCAGCTGGCAAGACTTGAAG GATTATATGCGTCAAGCAGGTGAAGTAACATATGCAGATGCAcataaaggaagaaagaatgaagGTGTAATTGAATTTAAGTCTTACTCTGATATGAAAAGAGCTCTTGAAAAACTGGATGGTACAGAAGTTAATGGCAGGAAAATCAGATTGGTTGAAGATAGGCCTTCATCGCGGCGACGACGCTCATACTCCAGGAGCCGAAGCCGCTCGAG AAATCGCTCACACTCTCACAAGAGTCGAAGCCACAGTGGAAGCACTAAAAGCAGCCGGTCCCGATCACG CTCTGGTACACACTCTCGGAGCAAAAGTGGAAGCAGAAGCAAAAGTCGAAGTGTGAGCAAGAACAAAACCAAGAGCAGGAGCAGAAGTAAAGAGAAGAAAATTAGAGCAAGTAGTAGGAGTGGAAGTGAGGAGAAAAgtaagagcaggagcaggagtgttGAAAAGATTAAAGACGACAATGCAGAAGAGAAAGCTGAGAACAGAAATGAAaatggggagaaagagaggagtGTTAGTAAAGAGAAGAGTAGAAGTCGGAGTAAGAGTAAAGATGGAGAAAAAACTGATAGCAGAAGTAGAAGCAAAGAGAAGGGTAAAAGTAAGAgtaaaagtaggagcaggagtaaagaGAAGAGTAAGAGTAGAAGTCGGAGCAAGAGCAAGGAGAAAAGAAAGGGCAGGAAGAGGAGTAGAAGTGAGAGCAGAAGCCGGAGCAGGAGTCGAAGCAAAAATGAGAAGAGCAAAAGGCGTAGCAAACGTGAATGCAAGACTAAAAGTACCAGTAAGAGCAGAAAAAGAAAAGGTGACAAAGAACAATCTAGATCTAGGTCAAGATCAGAATCAaaggaaaaggaggaagagaCTAGAAAATCAATTGTTGAAAAAGAAACTAAGGGTGAAGGTGCAGAAATGGATGGGGAATCGGACATTAACGAACAGTCAAAGGCAAGGCTTGCATCTCGTTCTAGGTCAAGGTCCAGATCAAAGGCCAAATCTAAATCACGTTCCAGGTCTAAATCGATCTCCAAAACCAGGTCACGTTCAAAGTCATGTTCGCCATCCCGCTCTGTGTCAAGATCAGTGTCTCATTCTAGGTCCAGGTCACGCTCAAAATCCTAA